The Streptomyces sp. NBC_00162 genome window below encodes:
- a CDS encoding NUDIX hydrolase — protein MSLHDDAVLVLKGYEGQPELRDVYLEHLAAHPDGVYKPCQAGHVTGSALVIDPEQRRVLLTLHKKLGIWLQMGGHCEPGDATLADAALREAVEESGIASGLELLPGGPVRLDRHPIPAPCNWHLDVQYAALAPAGAVAEISEESLDLRWFPYEEVAAVADTSVVRLLEATLARL, from the coding sequence GTGAGCCTGCACGACGACGCGGTCCTCGTACTCAAGGGCTACGAGGGCCAGCCCGAGCTGCGCGATGTCTATCTGGAGCACCTGGCCGCGCATCCGGACGGGGTCTACAAGCCCTGCCAGGCCGGACACGTCACGGGCAGCGCGCTGGTGATCGACCCCGAGCAGCGGCGGGTACTGCTGACCCTGCACAAGAAGCTGGGCATCTGGCTGCAGATGGGCGGCCACTGCGAGCCCGGCGACGCCACCCTCGCCGATGCGGCGCTGCGCGAGGCCGTCGAGGAGTCCGGCATCGCGTCCGGGCTGGAGCTGCTGCCCGGCGGTCCGGTGCGCCTGGACCGGCATCCGATCCCGGCGCCCTGCAACTGGCACCTGGACGTGCAGTACGCGGCGCTGGCGCCGGCCGGGGCGGTGGCGGAGATCAGCGAGGAGTCCCTGGACCTGCGCTGGTTCCCGTACGAGGAGGTGGCGGCGGTGGCCGACACCTCGGTCGTACGGCTGCTGGAGGCGACCTTGGCCCGGCTGTGA
- a CDS encoding AIM24 family protein has protein sequence MQSALFAHAEAQSQERYAVQNPQLLRVSLTGHDDVLARKGAMVAYQGIVDFDGEYQSTNQRTARARTGEGLDLMRCSGQGTVYLANLAQYVHVVDVDQDGLTVDSSYVLALDSTLHTEAIAVDSQYGISGSGKYQLNITGRGKVALMTSGQPLMMQVTPDKYVNADADAIVAWSTSLRVQMQAQTHSTGVWRRRGNTGEGWELSFLGTGFALVQPSEVLPPQNAQLGQGAAAQFGMGQHGSHAQNQNNAWN, from the coding sequence ATGCAGAGCGCACTTTTCGCCCACGCCGAGGCACAGTCCCAGGAGCGGTACGCCGTCCAGAACCCGCAGCTGCTGCGGGTCTCGCTGACCGGCCACGACGACGTACTCGCCCGCAAGGGCGCGATGGTCGCCTATCAGGGGATCGTCGACTTCGACGGCGAGTACCAGAGCACCAACCAGCGCACCGCCCGCGCCCGCACCGGCGAGGGCCTCGACCTCATGCGCTGCTCCGGGCAGGGCACGGTCTACCTGGCCAACCTCGCCCAGTACGTGCACGTCGTGGACGTGGACCAGGACGGCCTCACCGTCGACAGCAGCTACGTGCTGGCCCTGGACTCCACCCTGCACACCGAGGCCATCGCGGTGGACAGCCAGTACGGGATCTCCGGCTCCGGCAAGTACCAGCTCAACATCACCGGCCGCGGCAAGGTCGCCCTGATGACCTCCGGGCAGCCGCTGATGATGCAGGTCACGCCCGACAAGTACGTCAACGCCGACGCGGACGCCATCGTCGCCTGGTCCACCTCGCTGCGGGTGCAGATGCAGGCCCAGACGCACTCCACCGGAGTCTGGCGGCGGCGCGGCAACACCGGCGAGGGCTGGGAGCTGAGCTTCCTCGGCACCGGTTTCGCCCTCGTGCAGCCCAGTGAGGTGCTGCCCCCGCAGAACGCCCAGCTCGGCCAGGGCGCCGCCGCCCAGTTCGGCATGGGCCAGCACGGCTCGCACGCGCAGAACCAGAACAACGCCTGGAACTAG